Proteins encoded within one genomic window of Gloeobacter kilaueensis JS1:
- a CDS encoding APC family permease gives MNLLSVKRILVGKPIPTDQACHECLDKPTALAVLSSDALSSVAYATQEILLVLVAVGTAARWWSLPIAGAIALLLFIVISSYRQTIQAYPKGGGAYIVAKDNLGQYPGLVAAAALLTDYILTVSVSVAAGVEALSSAFPQLLAFEVPIGVVMVALITWANLRGVKESGRLFSVPTFLFIGLIALLVAVGFIKAAVVGVPPGEAFIHPTTGSETLSLFLILRAFASGCTALTGVEAISDGVPVFRPPEARNARITLTWMGVILGSMFLGITGLCYLYGAVPKAEETVVSQVARQVFGTQPPFSLLYYAVQFATALILVLAANTAFSDFPRLSFFLARDGFIPRQYANRGDRLAFSNGILTLGLFSSALIVIFQGDVNRIIPLYAIGVFTSFTLSQTGMVVRWWRRREPGWVRSIALNGLGAFATALVLVVVAVTKFATGAWAILVLIPALVWLFTRIKVHYSDVASQLSLDHSQYVPRRLKQKVVIPVGGIHRGILQALDYARSISDDATAVYVDIDTQSTEAFIERWGKWTDVPLVVVPSPTRSILEPLLDYFNAVESTCQDSVMTVIVPTFVTAKWWQNLLHNQTAFLIKSALLLQRRKVVVSVRFYLDR, from the coding sequence ATGAATCTTTTAAGCGTCAAACGCATCCTGGTCGGCAAACCGATCCCGACGGACCAAGCGTGCCACGAATGCCTCGATAAGCCGACGGCCCTGGCGGTGCTCTCCTCGGATGCGCTCTCCTCGGTCGCCTACGCCACCCAGGAGATTCTGCTGGTGCTGGTGGCGGTGGGCACGGCGGCCCGCTGGTGGTCGCTGCCCATCGCCGGGGCGATTGCCCTGCTGTTGTTTATCGTCATCAGTTCCTACCGCCAGACGATCCAGGCGTACCCCAAAGGCGGCGGTGCCTACATCGTGGCCAAGGACAACCTGGGCCAGTATCCGGGACTGGTCGCCGCTGCCGCCCTGCTGACCGACTATATTCTCACGGTTTCGGTCAGCGTTGCCGCCGGTGTCGAGGCGCTCTCCTCAGCCTTTCCCCAACTTCTGGCCTTCGAGGTACCGATCGGGGTGGTGATGGTGGCGCTCATCACCTGGGCCAACCTGCGGGGCGTCAAAGAGTCGGGCCGTCTGTTCTCGGTGCCGACATTTTTGTTTATTGGCCTGATTGCCCTGCTGGTGGCCGTTGGTTTCATCAAGGCCGCTGTCGTCGGTGTGCCGCCCGGCGAGGCGTTTATCCATCCGACTACCGGCAGCGAGACGCTGTCGCTGTTTTTGATCTTGCGCGCCTTTGCTTCCGGCTGCACTGCCCTGACCGGCGTCGAAGCGATCTCCGACGGCGTGCCGGTTTTTCGACCGCCCGAGGCCCGCAACGCCCGGATTACCCTTACCTGGATGGGGGTGATCCTCGGTTCGATGTTTCTGGGGATCACGGGGCTGTGCTACCTCTATGGGGCGGTGCCCAAGGCCGAGGAGACCGTCGTCTCCCAGGTGGCCCGCCAGGTCTTCGGTACCCAGCCGCCCTTCTCGCTGCTGTACTACGCCGTGCAGTTCGCCACGGCCTTGATCCTCGTTCTGGCCGCCAACACGGCCTTCTCCGACTTTCCGAGGCTGTCGTTTTTTCTGGCCCGCGACGGCTTTATACCCCGTCAGTACGCCAACCGGGGCGATCGGCTCGCTTTTTCAAACGGGATCTTGACTCTAGGATTGTTCTCCAGTGCGCTCATCGTCATCTTTCAAGGCGATGTGAACCGGATCATTCCGCTCTACGCCATTGGCGTCTTTACGAGCTTTACCCTCTCCCAGACCGGCATGGTAGTGCGCTGGTGGCGGCGGCGCGAGCCGGGCTGGGTGCGATCGATCGCCCTCAATGGCCTCGGGGCGTTTGCGACCGCCCTGGTGCTGGTGGTCGTCGCCGTCACCAAATTCGCCACCGGTGCCTGGGCGATCCTGGTACTGATTCCGGCGCTGGTGTGGCTGTTTACCCGCATCAAGGTCCACTACAGCGACGTTGCAAGCCAGCTCAGCCTCGATCACAGCCAGTACGTGCCCCGCCGCCTCAAGCAGAAGGTGGTGATCCCGGTGGGCGGCATCCATCGCGGTATCCTCCAGGCTCTCGACTACGCCCGCTCGATCAGCGACGATGCCACCGCCGTCTATGTCGATATCGACACCCAATCGACCGAAGCTTTTATCGAGCGCTGGGGCAAGTGGACCGACGTGCCGCTGGTGGTCGTTCCCTCCCCCACCCGCTCGATCCTCGAACCGTTGCTCGACTACTTCAATGCCGTCGAATCCACCTGCCAGGACAGCGTCATGACCGTCATCGTCCCCACCTTCGTGACGGCAAAGTGGTGGCAGAATCTGCTGCACAACCAGACGGCTTTTTTGATCAAAAGCGCTCTATTGTTGCAGCGGCGCAAGGTGGTCGTCAGCGTGCGATTCTACCTCGACCGTTAA
- a CDS encoding chromophore lyase CpcT/CpeT codes for MSAITASMQTVRDWLVGTYTSREQAMAQPVWFIPVRLWYVAVDGLFDEGIGFFTEQANEHDPDRIYRSRVLQLLEEPLRFENYRLIDQDRWLGAATDPEHLARLRRSDCEPLPGCAIYLERQGDAFRGRMKPGGACRLRSADTSYIEIELELREGVFLTLDRGFDSATGEQTWGSLGGPYRYIKQSP; via the coding sequence GTGAGCGCGATCACCGCCTCCATGCAGACCGTCCGCGACTGGCTTGTGGGCACCTACACCAGCCGCGAGCAGGCGATGGCACAGCCGGTCTGGTTCATCCCGGTGCGCCTCTGGTACGTCGCCGTCGATGGGCTTTTTGACGAGGGGATCGGCTTTTTTACCGAGCAGGCCAACGAGCACGACCCCGACCGCATCTACAGAAGCCGGGTGCTGCAGCTTCTAGAGGAGCCGCTGCGCTTTGAGAACTACCGCCTGATCGATCAAGACCGCTGGCTGGGGGCGGCAACGGACCCGGAGCACCTCGCCCGACTGCGCCGGTCGGACTGCGAACCGCTCCCCGGCTGCGCGATCTACCTGGAGCGCCAGGGAGACGCTTTTAGAGGCCGCATGAAGCCGGGGGGTGCCTGCCGCCTGCGGTCTGCAGATACCAGCTACATCGAGATCGAACTTGAGCTGCGCGAAGGCGTCTTTCTCACCCTCGATCGCGGCTTCGACAGCGCGACCGGCGAGCAGACCTGGGGCTCCCTTGGCGGCCCCTACCGCTACATCAAACAGTCGCCTTGA
- a CDS encoding AbrB family transcriptional regulator yields the protein MGAVTGRDLLQLIKQNPDKSARQLAEIAGYTTSTKSGQQRVKMLAFQKAVLEANNINFKGGEEEVETVRGGRKATYRIQVQQNGNLLIGAAYTRQINLKPGTTFEIQIGRKHLKLVQLGKDEVPVE from the coding sequence ATGGGAGCGGTCACAGGTAGAGACTTGCTGCAGCTTATCAAACAAAATCCCGACAAAAGTGCCAGACAGCTTGCCGAGATTGCAGGCTATACGACCAGCACCAAAAGCGGTCAGCAGCGCGTCAAGATGCTCGCCTTCCAAAAAGCCGTGCTCGAAGCGAACAACATCAACTTCAAAGGTGGCGAGGAAGAAGTCGAAACTGTGCGCGGCGGTCGCAAGGCCACCTACCGCATCCAGGTCCAGCAAAACGGCAACCTGCTCATCGGCGCTGCCTACACCCGCCAGATAAACCTCAAGCCCGGCACGACCTTCGAGATTCAAATTGGCCGCAAGCACCTCAAGCTGGTGCAACTGGGCAAGGACGAGGTGCCGGTGGAGTGA
- a CDS encoding mechanosensitive ion channel family protein yields the protein MRRQSYYRAFWGAAAVWWLALPAQAAPAATGAPLWLQWLIALAAILLGGLSGWLLRQARRRLQFFIGDRGFDLWLKLLFGGLQAAVWLAILWAVVSRLDSFNPVAQVVTAVVTALMDTLVRVLQVPVLTIDKTRFPLSTLLLLPTTAFVVFWAVRAIGQLLKRLLLARLNLNVGTQEALTTAFNYTLTSVGYLLLLQIVGIDLGSIGILLGVVGLGLGFALQNLARSYIGGLVLLVERPIQVGDYVVVRDWDGIVESTSLRTTTLRRFDGSRLVLPNASLVDQDILNWSNLEGRVRLTVEVLVDRRADPQLVTEILLKVAEEELRVLYSPPPEVIFRGYDNLAMRFDLWAWCNYPKEQLRIKSALLYKIDAELRTHNITYPIAQHTVELLTALEDAQALQKTQPQPNGKG from the coding sequence GTGCGCAGGCAGTCCTATTATCGAGCATTTTGGGGAGCAGCGGCGGTCTGGTGGCTGGCGCTCCCGGCCCAGGCCGCGCCGGCGGCGACGGGCGCTCCCCTCTGGCTGCAGTGGCTCATCGCCCTGGCGGCGATCTTGCTGGGGGGACTGAGCGGCTGGCTGTTGCGGCAGGCTCGCCGCCGTCTGCAATTTTTTATCGGCGACCGGGGCTTCGATCTCTGGTTAAAGCTGTTGTTTGGCGGGCTGCAGGCGGCGGTGTGGCTGGCCATTCTCTGGGCCGTCGTCAGCCGCCTCGACAGCTTCAATCCCGTCGCCCAGGTCGTGACGGCGGTGGTGACGGCGCTGATGGACACACTCGTCCGGGTGCTGCAGGTACCGGTGCTCACGATCGATAAGACGCGCTTTCCCCTGAGTACCCTGCTGCTGTTGCCGACCACCGCTTTCGTCGTCTTCTGGGCTGTGCGGGCGATTGGCCAGTTGCTCAAGCGCCTGCTGCTCGCCCGGCTCAACCTCAATGTCGGCACCCAGGAGGCGCTGACCACTGCTTTTAACTACACGCTCACCAGCGTCGGCTACCTGCTGCTGTTGCAGATCGTGGGCATCGATCTAGGCTCGATCGGCATCCTGCTGGGGGTGGTCGGCCTCGGCCTGGGCTTTGCCCTGCAGAATCTGGCGCGCAGCTATATCGGCGGCCTGGTGCTGCTGGTCGAACGGCCCATCCAGGTGGGCGATTATGTCGTCGTTCGCGACTGGGATGGCATCGTCGAGAGCACCAGCCTGCGCACCACTACCCTGCGGCGCTTCGACGGCTCAAGGTTGGTCCTACCCAACGCCTCGCTAGTCGATCAAGATATTCTCAACTGGTCCAACCTCGAGGGGCGCGTGCGCCTCACCGTCGAAGTCCTGGTGGACCGCCGCGCCGACCCGCAGCTGGTCACCGAGATTTTATTGAAGGTAGCGGAGGAAGAATTGCGCGTCCTCTACAGCCCGCCGCCGGAGGTGATTTTCCGGGGCTACGACAATCTGGCGATGCGCTTTGATCTCTGGGCCTGGTGCAACTATCCCAAAGAGCAGCTCCGGATCAAAAGTGCCCTGCTCTACAAGATCGACGCCGAGTTGCGCACCCACAACATCACCTATCCCATCGCCCAGCACACGGTCGAGCTACTAACGGCGCTGGAGGATGCCCAGGCGCTCCAAAAAACCCAACCGCAGCCCAACGGCAAAGGCTGA
- a CDS encoding heme oxygenase (biliverdin-producing): MDQLSVLLREGTRQAHTMAENVGFVKCFLKGTVERNSYRQLVANFYFIYSALEDALEMHRDHPVLKGLYYPELYRRRAIEADLRYYFGSDWSKLVRPTAAAARYVERIQTVARAEPVLLVSHSYTRYLGDLSGGQVLKEIAQRAMGLSDGLGTAFYEFESIRDAKAFKAAYRAALDELPIDETQAQRIVEEAIEAFRANMRLFEELEGSLIRAIGQMVFNSLTRRRSRAEREVVTASE; the protein is encoded by the coding sequence ATGGACCAGCTATCTGTCCTGCTGCGTGAGGGGACTCGTCAGGCCCACACGATGGCAGAGAATGTCGGCTTTGTGAAATGTTTTCTCAAAGGTACCGTCGAGCGCAATTCTTACCGCCAGCTCGTCGCCAACTTCTACTTTATCTACAGTGCCCTCGAAGATGCGCTGGAGATGCACCGCGACCATCCTGTACTCAAGGGGCTCTATTATCCTGAGCTCTACAGGCGGCGGGCGATCGAAGCCGACCTGCGCTATTACTTTGGTTCGGACTGGTCCAAACTGGTGCGTCCCACAGCGGCGGCAGCCCGCTACGTCGAGCGCATCCAGACGGTGGCACGCGCTGAGCCGGTGCTGCTTGTCTCCCACTCCTATACCCGTTATCTGGGCGATCTCTCCGGTGGTCAGGTGCTCAAAGAAATCGCCCAGCGGGCGATGGGCCTCAGCGATGGCCTGGGCACTGCTTTTTACGAATTTGAATCGATCCGCGACGCCAAAGCTTTTAAGGCGGCCTACCGGGCTGCCCTCGACGAGCTGCCGATCGATGAGACCCAGGCCCAGCGCATCGTCGAGGAAGCGATCGAAGCGTTTCGGGCCAACATGCGCCTGTTCGAAGAACTCGAAGGCAGCCTGATTCGGGCCATCGGCCAGATGGTCTTCAACTCGCTCACCCGCCGCCGCTCGCGCGCGGAGCGCGAAGTGGTGACCGCCTCCGAATAG
- a CDS encoding ferric reductase-like transmembrane domain-containing protein: MSRGNANWMTTLAVLVAAYIAAALLETVSLIFYNGHPQGQHLAEYYGWASLACLGAVLLAPVAGWPALRSWRRGLGLSACGFALAHTALIYLHVLGNNWEGIDFLNTSEQAAAWLGVAALALMLPLALTSANWWVRQLGRNWRRLHLLVWPIALLSLGHALWLGASAWLIKLVAAFGMALILWVRRYRRRAFKESADV; the protein is encoded by the coding sequence ATGTCCCGAGGCAATGCAAACTGGATGACGACGCTGGCGGTGCTGGTGGCTGCCTACATCGCCGCCGCTTTGCTGGAGACGGTTTCTTTGATCTTTTACAATGGCCATCCCCAGGGCCAGCACCTGGCGGAGTACTACGGCTGGGCGTCGCTTGCCTGTCTGGGAGCGGTCCTGCTCGCTCCGGTGGCGGGCTGGCCCGCCCTCAGAAGCTGGCGGCGGGGGCTGGGGCTTTCGGCTTGTGGCTTTGCGCTGGCCCACACCGCCTTGATCTACCTCCACGTCCTGGGCAACAACTGGGAGGGCATCGATTTTTTGAACACCTCGGAGCAGGCTGCCGCCTGGCTGGGCGTCGCCGCTCTGGCGCTGATGCTGCCTCTGGCGCTCACCAGCGCCAACTGGTGGGTGCGGCAGCTGGGTAGAAACTGGCGGCGGCTGCACCTGCTGGTCTGGCCCATCGCGTTGTTGTCTTTGGGCCATGCCCTCTGGCTGGGCGCTTCAGCCTGGCTCATCAAACTTGTCGCCGCTTTCGGGATGGCCCTGATTCTATGGGTCCGCCGCTACCGCCGGCGCGCATTTAAGGAATCTGCCGATGTCTAG